Proteins encoded together in one Telopea speciosissima isolate NSW1024214 ecotype Mountain lineage chromosome 6, Tspe_v1, whole genome shotgun sequence window:
- the LOC122664763 gene encoding uncharacterized protein LOC122664763, with translation MDEEELWKCRNHPLKRRSTGVCPLCLRDRLLRLCPECANVRPCSCCYSSSSSSSSSSSSFSLSSSIDAPKSSAEIGVRTVGSFSNLIDCDPAFQRSRSTTFSFIRRRPSHKDAVALIPPVVSRTRSSLWPPVFKSSTKTKKADEVKEEKENLQIENMKMIRSKSVGISSISESAGGDCKLKGRRWYFPSSMKVFRQHKTTKVVQELSPLSRS, from the coding sequence ATGGACGAAGAAGAGCTATGGAAATGTCGAAATCACCCCTTGAAGCGAAGAAGCACCGGTGTCTGCCCTCTCTGTCTCAGAGATCGTCTCCTTCGCCTCTGCCCCGAATGCGCTAACGTTCGGCCGTGCTCGTGCTGctactcatcttcttcttcttcttcttcatcttcctcttcgttttctctttcctcctctatCGACGCTCCCAAATCCAGCGCCGAAATCGGAGTACGAACCGTCGGATCCTTTTCCAATCTTATCGACTGCGATCCTGCTTTCCAACGGTCCAGATCCACTACCTTTAGCTTCATCCGACGCAGACCGTCCCATAAGGACGCCGTAGCACTGATTCCACCTGTTGTGAGTCGTACCAGATCATCACTGTGGCCGCCTGTATTCAAGTCTTCAACAAAGACGAAGAAAGCAGATGAagtaaaggaagagaaagagaacctACAGATTGAAAACATGAAGATGATCAGGTCTAAATCGGTCGGAATTTCTTCTATCTCTGAATCTGCCGGTGGTGATTGCAAATTGAAAGGTAGGCGTTGGTATTTTCCGAGTTCGATGAAGGTTTTCCGGCAGCATAAGACGACCAAGGTTGTTCAAGAACTTTCTCCTTTGAGCAGAAGTTGA